A section of the Lepus europaeus isolate LE1 chromosome 19, mLepTim1.pri, whole genome shotgun sequence genome encodes:
- the FOSB gene encoding protein FosB isoform X2, which translates to MPGSFVPTVTAITTSQDLQWLVQPTLISSMAQSQGQPLASQPPAVDPYDMPGTSYSTPGLSGYSSGGASGSVGPSTSGATSAPGPTRPARARPRRPREETLTPEEEEKRRVRRERNKLAAAKCRNRRRELTDRLQAETDQLEEEKAELESEIAELQKEKERLEFVLVAHKPGCKIPYEEGPGPGPLAEVRDVPGPAAAKEDSFGWLLPPPPPPPLPFHTGQDAPPNLTASLFTHSEVQVLGDPFPVVNPSYTSSFVLTCPEVSAFAGAHRPSGSDQPSDPLNSPSLLAL; encoded by the exons ATGCCCGGTTCCTTCGTGCCCACGGTCACAGCCATCACAACCAGCCAGGACCTTCAGTGGCTCGTGCAACCCACCCTCATCTCCTCCATGGCCCAGTCTCAGGGGCAgcccctggcctcccagcccccCGCCGTCGACCCCTATGACATGCCGGGAACCAGCTACTCCACGCCTGGCCTGAGTGGCTACAGCAGTGGCGGAGCCAGTGGCAGTGTTGGACCTTCCACCAGCGGAGCCACCAGCGCACCTGGGCCTACACGCCCAGCCAGGGCTCGGCCCAGGAGACCCCGAGAGGAGACG CTCACTCCCGAGGAAGAGGAGAAGCGACGGGTTCGCAGGGAGCGGAACAAGCTGGCAGCAGCCAAGTGCCGCAACCGCCGGCGGGAGCTCACCGACAGACTGCAGGCG GAGACAGATCAGCTggaggaagaaaaggcagagCTGGAATCGGAGATCGCCGAGCTGCAGAAGGAGAAGGAGCGCCTGGAGTTTGTGCTCGTGGCCCACAAACCGGGCTGCAAGATCCCCTACGAAGAGGGGCCCGGGCCCGGCCCGCTGGCGGAGGTGAGAGACGTGCCGGGGCCAGCGGCCGCCAAGGAAGACAGTTTCGGCTGGCTGCTGCCGCCCCCGCCACCACCGCCCCTGCCCTTCCACACCGGCCAGGACGCGCCCCCCAACCTGACGGCTTCTCTCTTTACACACAGTGAAGTTCAAGTCCTCGGCGACCCCTTCCCCGTTGTTAACCCTTCGTACACTTCCTCGTTTGTCCTCACCTGCCCGGAGGTCTCCGCGTTCGCCGGCGCCCACCGCCCCAGCGGCAGCGACCAGCCTTCCGACCCCCTGAACTCGCCCTCCCTTCTCGCCCTTTAG